In the Streptomyces coeruleoprunus genome, GGACAACGGCCGCGTCGTCAAGGGCGTCAACTTCCAGAACCTGCGCGACGCGGGCGACCCCGTCGAGATGGCCAAGCTGTACGACGCCGAGGGCGCCGACGAGCTGACCTTCCTCGACATCACGGCCTCCTCCGGCAACCGCGAGACCACCTACGACGTGGTGCGCCGCACGGCGGAGCAGGTCTTCATCCCGCTGACCGTGGGCGGCGGCGTGCGCTCCGCCGAGGACGTCGACAAGCTGCTGCGCGCCGGCGCGGACAAGGTCGGCGTCAACACGGCCGCCATCGCCCGCCCCGACCTGATCCGCGAGATCGCCGAACGCTTCGGCCGCCAGGTGCTCGTCCTGTCCGTCGACGCCCGCCGCTGCCCCGAGGGCACCACGACGTCCTCCGGCTACGAGGTCACCACCCACGGCGGCCGCCGCGGCACCGGCATCGACGCCGTCGAGTGGGCCCACCGCGCCGCCGAGCTGGGCGCGGGCGAGATCCTGCTCAACTCCATGGACGCCGACGGCACCAAGGACGGCTACGACACGGAGATGATCGCCGCCGTGCGCAAGCACGTCACGGTCCCCGTCATCGCCTCCGGCGGCGCCGGCAAGGCGGCCGACTTCCCGCCCGCCGTCGCGGCCGGCGCGGACGCGGTCCTGGCGGCGTCGGTCTTCCACTTCGGCGACCTGCGCATCGGCGAGGTGAAGGCCACCCTCCGCGAGGCGGGCCACCCCGTCCGCTGACACACCGCGAAAGGCGCCCACCAGCGGGTGGGCGCCTTTCGCGCGTCAGGACAGCGGTTGTGCCAGCTGGATGAGGTTGCCGACCGTGTCGTCCAGGATGGCGGTCAGCACCGGGCCCTGCTCCGTCGGCTCCTGCGTGAAGGTCACGCCCAGCCCCCTCAGCCGCTCGTACTCGGCGCGCAGGTCGTCGACGCCGAAGACGATGCACGGCAGGCCCGCGTCCCGCAGGCCTTTCGTGTACTGGCGGGCGATCGGGCTGTCGCCGGGCTCCAGCAGCAGCTCCACGTCCTGGCCCGGGGCACCGACGGTGATGAACTGCGCCTCGCCGAGGTCGATGTGCGTACGGGTCTCGAAGCCGAGGACGTCGGTGTAGAAGGCGTGCGCCCTCTCCTCGTCGTCCACGAACACACTGGTCATCGCGATTTTGAGCACGGTCTCAGATTCCCAGCTTCGCCTCGAGTACGCGCGCCACCGCGTCCTTGTCGCCGTCCAGCTCCACCCGCGCCGCCTCCTGGCGGCCGTACAGGAACAGGATCAGCTCGCCCGGATCACCGGTCACCGTCACCACGGGCGTCCCGCGGCGGGCGACCGCCGTCTGGCCGTTCGGACGGCGCACCACCAGGCCCACCGGGCACCGCCGGCCCGCCAGCCGGGCCATCTTCTCCAGCCGCGCCCACAGGGCGTCCGCGAACACCGGGTCCGGCTCGCGCGGCGACCAGTCGGGCTGCGCGCGCCGCACGTCCTCGGCGTGGACGTAGAACTCGACCGTGTTCGCCCCCTCGTCCACCTGCTTGATCGAGAAGGGCGACATCCGCGGCGGGCCCGTACGGATCAGCTGGATCAGCTCCTCGTACGGCTTCGCCGCGAACTCCGCCTGGACCCGGTCCAGCCGGTCGCGCAGCGCCCCGAGGATCACCCCCGCCGCGGCATCGGGGCGGCGCTCCCGGACGACGAGGTGGGCCGCCAGCTCCCGGGCCGTCCAGCCGTCGCACAGGGTCGGGGCATCGGGTCCCGCCGCCTCCAACAGATCGGCGAGCAGGAGCCGTTCACGCTTGGCATGGGTCGACATGACCGCCAGCGTACGGCGGCCCCGCCCGGTCCGCCCAGTGGACGCGCCCCGGGCCGCGCCGCCGCTCGCGGCACAATGGGCCTCATGAGCAGCAACCTCGACCCGGCCATCGCCGCCCGCCTCAAGCGCAGCCCCGACGGGCTGGTCCCGGCCATCGCCCAGCAGTACGACACCGGTGAGGTGCTGATGCTCGGCTGGATGGACGACGAGGCCCTGCACCGCACCCTCACCACCGGCCGCTGCACCTACTGGTCCCGCAGCCGCCAGGAGTACTGGGTCAAGGGCGACACCTCCGGCCACGTCCAGCACGTCAAGTCCGTCGCCCTCGACTGCGACGCCGACACCGTCCTGGTCAAGGTCGACCAGGTGGGCGCCGCCTGCCACACAGGCGCCCGGACCTGCTTCGACGCCGACGTCCTGCCGCTCGGCAAGTAGGGTCGGACGGCATGGACCTCGACACCTTCCGCAAGCTGGCGGCCGACCGCCGAGTGATCCCCGTGAGCCGCCGCCTCCTCGCGGACGGCGACACCCCGGTGGGCCTCTACCGCAAGCTCGCCGCGGAGCGCCCCGGCACCTTCCTCCTGGAGTCCGCCGAGAACGGCCGCGCCTGGTCGCGCTACTCCTTCGTCGGCGTCCGCAGCGCCGCCACCCTGACCGTCGAGGACGGCAGCGCCCGCTGGCTGGGCACACCGCCCGTCGGCGTGCCCGTGGACGGCGACCCCCTGGAGGCGTTGCGGGCCACCGTCGCCGCCCTCCACACGCCCCGTGACCTCGCCTCCGGGATGCCGCCCTTCACCGGCGGCATGGTCGGCTACCTCGGCTACGACATCGTGCGCCGCCTGGAGCGCATCGGCGACCACGGCCGGGACGACCTGCGGCTGCCCGAGCTGACCATGCTGCTCACCTCCGACCTCGCGGTCCTGGACCACTGGGACGGCTCGGTACTGCTGATCGCCAACGCGATCAACCACAACGACCTCGACACCGGCGTCGACGAGGCGTACGCGGACGCCGTCGCGCGCCTCGACGCCATGCAGGCCGACCTCACCAAGCCCGTCGAGTCCGCCCCCGCCGTACTGCCGCCGTCCGAGCTGCCCGACTACGCCGCCCTGTGGGGCGGGGAGGCGTACCAGGACGCCGTCGACGACATCAAGGAGCGCATCCGGGCGGGCGAGGCCTTCCAGGTGGTGCCGTCGCAGCGGTTCGAGACGCCCTGCACGGCCAGTGCCCTGGACGTCTACCGGGTCCTGCGGGCCACCAACCCGTCCCCGTACATGTACCTGTTCCGCTTCGACGGTTTCGACGTGGTGGGGTCCAGTCCGGAAGCACTGGTCAAGGTTGAGGACGGCCGCGCGATGGTGCACCCCATCGCCGGTACGCGCCCCCGAGGGGCCACCCCGCAGGAGGACCAGGCCCTCGCCGACGAACTCATCGCCGACCCCAAGGAGCGCGCCGAGCACCTCATGCTCGTCGACCTGGGCCGCAACGACCTGGGCCGGGTCTGCGAACCGGGCTCCGTCGAGGTCGTCGACTTCATGTCGATCGAGCGCTACTCGCACGTCATGCACATCGTCTCGACCGTGACCGGCCGGGTCGCCGAGGGCCGCACCGCCTTCGACGTGCTGACCGCGTGCTTCCCCGCCGGAACGCTCTCCGGCGCCCCCAAGCCGCGCGCCATGCAGATCATCGAGGAGCTGGAGCCCAGCAGGCGCGGTCTGTACGGCGGCGCCGTCGGCTACCTGGACTTCGCCGGCGACTCCGACACCGCCATCGCGATCCGTACGGCGCTGCTGCGCGACGGCACCGCGTACGTGCAGGCGGGCGCCGGCGTCGTCGCCGACTCCGACCCGGTCGCCGAGGACACCGAGTGCCGCAACAAGGCGGCCGCGGTGCTCCGCGCCGTCCACACGGCCAACCGGATGAACCGCGTATGAGGGCATGAGGGATAGTGGGTGCGTGAGTGCCGCATCCGTACCCCAGCCCCGTGCCACCCGTGCGGGTGAGGCCGCGGCCGCCACGAGCGGCCGCCGCAGCCTCGCCGCCGCCCTGTTCCTCGGCGCCGTCGGCGCCGCCGTCGTGCTGCTCGCCTCCGGCCAGACCTGGACCCGGGGCACCGTCCGCTCCGACGGCGGGTCCATCGGTCTCGACGCCCCCGGAGGCGACGTCACCGGCGTTCCCACCGCGCTCGCCGTCGTCGGCCTGGCCGCCCTCGTCGCCGTTCTCGCGGCACGCGGGCCCGGCCGGCGCGTCGTCGCCGCGCTGCTCACCCTGAGCGGCGCCGGCGCGGCCGCGGCGGCGTTCCTCGGCGCCACCGACAGCGCGGCACTCGACGAGAAGGCCGCCCTGACCACGGGCGACACGGCCGCCCGCGTCGAGGCGCTCACCCAGACCGCCTGGCCGTACGTCACGGCCGGCGCCGCCCTCCTGATCCTCGCCGCCGGGCTGCTCGCCCTGCGGTACGGCGGCGCCTGGCCGGCGATGTCGGGCCGGTACGAGCGCGACGGCGGCCCACGCGCGCGTGCGGGCCGCCGCGCGGGCGCCGACCCCGACCGCCCCGAGGACCTGTGGAAGGCCCTCGACCGCGGCGAGGACCCCACCGCCCGCGGCTGAGCCGCACGGCCACGGGCCGACCGTACGGCGCCGTGCCGACGCGCGAGGCGCACCCCCGGATCACTCCGCACGCGCGCGTGCGGAACAATGGCGACGAGCGTCCGCACTCGGCAGGGCCTCACCCACAGAGCAACAGCATCGAGGAGCAACTCATGGCGGGCAGCGCCCACGGACACACCCCGGCCGCCTGGACCGGTGTCACCATCTCCTTCATCGGTTTCTGCATCGCCGGTGTCTTCATGGTGGCGGCCAACCCGCTCGGATTCTGGGCCGGTATGGGCGTCGTCCTCCTCGGCGGTGTCGTCGGCCTCATCATGCGAGCGGCCGGCCTCGGCATGCCGAAGGAGACCGAGGCGCAGATCGAGGCCCGCGCCCGCGCGGCCCAGGCGCAGATCAGCTCCTGACCCCGGCGGTCACCCGACACGAGGCGCGGTCCGGCACAGCCGGGCTGCGCCTTTGCGTGTCACCGGACGCCTTTCCGCGTCACCGGCGACAATCACCAGGTGGACGCCATGTCAACTCCCGCAGCCGGCACGCCGAACCCCGCGTACCCGCCGTTCCCGCCCGGGCCGCCGCCCGGGCCCCCGGCCCCGCTGTCCCGGCGGCTCCTGGCGCCCCTGGGCACCCTCGCCGGTGTCGCCGCCGCCTTCACGTACGTCGGCGCCGTCGACCCCAACGAGCCCGGCCACTACCCCGTCTGCCCCCTGCTGCGCTACACGGGCCTGTACTGCCCCGGCTGCGGCGGCCTGCGCAGCGCCCACGCCTTCGTCCACGGCGACCTCGTCGCCGCCCTCGGCGCCAACGCCATGGCCGTCGCCGGCTACGCGGCCTTCGCGGTCCTCATGGTGTTCTGGCTGGTCCGCGCCGTGCGCGGGCTGCCGGCACGGGTGGACCCCGCCCCCGTCTGGTGGTGGCTGCTGGGGGGCCTCGCGGCGGTCTTCACCGTGGTGCGCAACCTCCCGTTCGGCTCCGCGCTCGCTCCCTGAGAGAGCCGGGAAACACCAGGTCACAGCAGTGGCACCGCCCGGATGCGGACTCTTGCCCCACCTCCGGATACCATCGAGGTGACTGGCTTGATCAAACATCACCCTCCCGGAAGGGGGCCTCTCGCGTGAGTGTGCTCGACGAGATCATCGAAGGCGTGCGCGCCGACCTCGCAGAGCGACAGGCGCGGGTGTCCCTCGACGAACTGAAGGAGCGGGCCGCCAAGGCGCCGCAGGCCAAGGACGGCGCCGCCGCCCTGCGCGGCGAAGGCGTGCAGGTGATCTGCGAGGTCAAGCGCTCCAGCCCCTCCAAGGGCGCGCTCGCCGCGATCGCCGACCCCGCCGGGCTCGCCGCCGACTACGAGGCGGGCGGCGCGGCCGTCATCTCCGTCCTGACCGAGCAGCGGCGCTTCGGCGGCTCCCTCGCCGACCTGGAGGCCGTCCGCGCCCGCGTGGACATCCCCGTCCTGCGCAAGGACTTCATCGTCACCGCGTACCAGCTGTGGGAGGCCCGCGCCTAC is a window encoding:
- the hisF gene encoding imidazole glycerol phosphate synthase subunit HisF, producing MSLAVRVIPCLDVDNGRVVKGVNFQNLRDAGDPVEMAKLYDAEGADELTFLDITASSGNRETTYDVVRRTAEQVFIPLTVGGGVRSAEDVDKLLRAGADKVGVNTAAIARPDLIREIAERFGRQVLVLSVDARRCPEGTTTSSGYEVTTHGGRRGTGIDAVEWAHRAAELGAGEILLNSMDADGTKDGYDTEMIAAVRKHVTVPVIASGGAGKAADFPPAVAAGADAVLAASVFHFGDLRIGEVKATLREAGHPVR
- a CDS encoding VOC family protein, producing the protein MLKIAMTSVFVDDEERAHAFYTDVLGFETRTHIDLGEAQFITVGAPGQDVELLLEPGDSPIARQYTKGLRDAGLPCIVFGVDDLRAEYERLRGLGVTFTQEPTEQGPVLTAILDDTVGNLIQLAQPLS
- a CDS encoding TIGR03085 family metal-binding protein; this translates as MSTHAKRERLLLADLLEAAGPDAPTLCDGWTARELAAHLVVRERRPDAAAGVILGALRDRLDRVQAEFAAKPYEELIQLIRTGPPRMSPFSIKQVDEGANTVEFYVHAEDVRRAQPDWSPREPDPVFADALWARLEKMARLAGRRCPVGLVVRRPNGQTAVARRGTPVVTVTGDPGELILFLYGRQEAARVELDGDKDAVARVLEAKLGI
- the hisI gene encoding phosphoribosyl-AMP cyclohydrolase, which gives rise to MSSNLDPAIAARLKRSPDGLVPAIAQQYDTGEVLMLGWMDDEALHRTLTTGRCTYWSRSRQEYWVKGDTSGHVQHVKSVALDCDADTVLVKVDQVGAACHTGARTCFDADVLPLGK
- a CDS encoding anthranilate synthase component I — encoded protein: MDLDTFRKLAADRRVIPVSRRLLADGDTPVGLYRKLAAERPGTFLLESAENGRAWSRYSFVGVRSAATLTVEDGSARWLGTPPVGVPVDGDPLEALRATVAALHTPRDLASGMPPFTGGMVGYLGYDIVRRLERIGDHGRDDLRLPELTMLLTSDLAVLDHWDGSVLLIANAINHNDLDTGVDEAYADAVARLDAMQADLTKPVESAPAVLPPSELPDYAALWGGEAYQDAVDDIKERIRAGEAFQVVPSQRFETPCTASALDVYRVLRATNPSPYMYLFRFDGFDVVGSSPEALVKVEDGRAMVHPIAGTRPRGATPQEDQALADELIADPKERAEHLMLVDLGRNDLGRVCEPGSVEVVDFMSIERYSHVMHIVSTVTGRVAEGRTAFDVLTACFPAGTLSGAPKPRAMQIIEELEPSRRGLYGGAVGYLDFAGDSDTAIAIRTALLRDGTAYVQAGAGVVADSDPVAEDTECRNKAAAVLRAVHTANRMNRV
- a CDS encoding TIGR02234 family membrane protein, with the translated sequence MRDSGCVSAASVPQPRATRAGEAAAATSGRRSLAAALFLGAVGAAVVLLASGQTWTRGTVRSDGGSIGLDAPGGDVTGVPTALAVVGLAALVAVLAARGPGRRVVAALLTLSGAGAAAAAFLGATDSAALDEKAALTTGDTAARVEALTQTAWPYVTAGAALLILAAGLLALRYGGAWPAMSGRYERDGGPRARAGRRAGADPDRPEDLWKALDRGEDPTARG
- a CDS encoding HGxxPAAW family protein; protein product: MAGSAHGHTPAAWTGVTISFIGFCIAGVFMVAANPLGFWAGMGVVLLGGVVGLIMRAAGLGMPKETEAQIEARARAAQAQISS
- a CDS encoding DUF2752 domain-containing protein yields the protein MSTPAAGTPNPAYPPFPPGPPPGPPAPLSRRLLAPLGTLAGVAAAFTYVGAVDPNEPGHYPVCPLLRYTGLYCPGCGGLRSAHAFVHGDLVAALGANAMAVAGYAAFAVLMVFWLVRAVRGLPARVDPAPVWWWLLGGLAAVFTVVRNLPFGSALAP